A single window of Psychromonas ingrahamii 37 DNA harbors:
- the acpP gene encoding acyl carrier protein, translated as MSNIEERVRNIIVEQLGVQLEEVKNEASFVDDLGADSLDTVELVMALEEEFDTEIPDEEAEKITTVQSAIDYVVNNG; from the coding sequence ATGAGCAATATCGAAGAACGCGTAAGAAACATCATCGTTGAACAACTTGGTGTTCAACTAGAGGAAGTTAAAAACGAAGCTTCTTTTGTTGACGATCTAGGTGCTGATTCTCTAGATACTGTTGAGCTTGTAATGGCTCTTGAAGAAGAGTTCGATACAGAAATTCCAGATGAAGAAGCTGAGAAAATCACGACTGTTCAATCAGCTATCGATTACGTTGTAAATAACGGTTAA